The Poseidonibacter lekithochrous region ATAGAATTATTAGCGCTGTAGGAAAAGCATTAGGATTAAATGATGAGCAAACTGTTGTTACTGTTGATAAATACGGTAACACTTCAGCTGCTTCAATTCCAATGGCAATGAACTATGCTTATGAGCAAGGAAAAATTAAAAAGGGTGATACAATTTTATTTGACGCCTTTGGTGGTGGATTAACTTGGGGATCAGCTTTATTCCCATTCGCTCCAAAAAACTAGTTTATAAAAGGGCTTAAACCCTTTTATTTACGTACTCTAAATCTAAATAAACAATCTAATCTTTAAACTTTTAATCTAATTATAAATTTAGCTCCATTATTTGAGTTCTCAATATTTATATTTCCATTCATATTATTTTCAATAATCATTTTAGTCATATAAAGACCTATTCCCGTACCTTGAGATTGGTGCTTTGTAGTAAAATATGGATCGAAGATTTTACCTATGATTTCTTCATCAATTCCACCAGCATTATCTAAAAGTGATATTTCAATATAATCATTTTCAGCTCTTACATCTATATCTATACTAGGATTTTCTACTGCTCTTAAAATTAATACATCTTTTGCATTGGTAATAATATTTAGTAAGGCTTGTGAAAACTCATTTTTAAAGCTTATAAGGCTTAGATTTTCATCACTGTAATTTCTATTAACTTTTATATTTGCATGCTTTAGGGCTGAATTAACGATGAATAAAGCACTATTGATACTATCTTTTATTAAAAATTCTTCTTTTTGTTTTTCTGGTTTATAATAGTTTCTAAAATCTTCAATTGTTTTAGACATAAAATCAATAATTGAATTTCCATCTTTTATTTTACAAAGAAGTTTATCACTAGTTAATTTACCTTTTTCATTATAAGCATCAAGATACATAAGTATTGCACTTAATTGCATCAAAGGTTGTCTCCATTGATGTGCAATATTACCAATCATCTCTCCAAGCATTGCAAGTTTTGATTGCTGAAGTAAAAGTTGTTCATTTTTTTCTTTCTCTTCTAAAGCATTTTTTTGAACTTCTAATCTATGTCCAATCTCTTTTTCAACCATCTCTTCAAGGTTTTTATTTATCTGTTTTAACTCTTCTTCATTTTCATTTATCTTTTTTATTAAAAAAGAGAAGAAATAATTAACAATAATGGCAGCAAGAATAAATAAAACTATACTTGTAATAATTGATTCTCTAACTGTAGATATAAAAGCTTTTTTATCTTTTGTAATATCTAAAAAGAAAATTGCACTAGCAATATCTTCATTTTTAAAGTTTTTTAAACTCATAATCTTTTTTACATAAAAACCATCTTCAAAATTAACCACTGGTTTATCATGTTCTTCTTCACACTTTATTGCCATTTGATTAAAAAAATCACTATTTTTATATTTATTTAAAAACACATCATTATTTTTATTTTTATCTCTTGTAAAAAGAATTCCATTACTATTATCAAAGTCTTTTACACTTTGTAAGAAATATCTTGAATCAATTGTATAAGCAACATAAGATTCTATATTTGCACTATTTTTTACAGGAACAATAACTTTATAAAAAATATCATTTTGTGAAACTACAATATCTAAAAAGCTTTTTCCTTTTAATACTTCACTAGTATATTTTGTTGATATTTTTTCTTTTTCAAAATTTACTATTTTTATATCTTTTAGGAATTTATCATTTTTTATTAATTCTAAAGCGATATTTTCATTTTTATTAATATATATAGTTTGTAATTCATAAAATTTAATTAACTCTTTTTTAAAAAATTCATTGTAATTGTCAAAGTTCTTTTTGTAATTAGTTTCAATTTGATTTAGGTAGTTTTTATTAGATATTCTATTTTGGAAATATAAAGTAAGAAGAAGAATTGAGATTAGCAAAAGTATAAAGTATATACTTTTGTGTTTAATACATATTCCTGATTTAAACATTGTTAAGCTCCAGTTTGTACCCAATTTTGGATACATTTCTTATAAGTTCTTTGGAGGTTTTTTTTCGTAAATCTTTTATCAATGACTTTAAAGCATCCATACTTACTGGATCTTCCCAAACATGATACTCTATACTCTCGTAAGTTAGTACTTTATTTTTATTTTCAATTAAAAGATTTAACAGTAATCTCTCTTTTTTGTTTAATGATATCTCACCATCACTCTTAATAATTGTTTGTTTAGTATAGTTAAACTTTATCTCATTATTAAGATACAAAACTTCATCATTTTTATTTTGTAATAATTCAACACAAGAATTCAAAGCGTCTAATAAGGCATCTTTATCAAAAGGTTTTACTAGATATTTTGTAATATATAATTCAACAGCATTCATTAAATACTCTTTTTCTGTATGAGCTGTCATAATAATTACTGGAATATTTATATCTTTTTGCCTAATCTCTTTTAATGCACTTAATCCATCTTTATGAGGCATATTAATATCTAATAAAAGAATTGAAGGCTTATATGTTTCATATAACTCTATAGCTTCTTTTCCATCATTAGCAGTTATTACTTTATTCACATATAGTTCTAAAACTTCTGTAACTGTTTGTAATATTGCATTTTCATCTTCTGCGTACAATACTGTTAAATCTTCTAATTTCATTTCTACTCTTTTATTAACAAAAGCACAAGGCTTTTGTTAATTTACTTTTTTTGCTTCAATATCAGCAGTGATTTTTACTTTTTCACCTAAAAGTAATCCACCCGAATCTAATAATTTATTTGCTTTTAATCCAAAATCAACTCTATTGATTTTAGCTTCTAATGAGAATCCTAATTTAGTATTTCCCCATGGATCTTTTACAACTCCATTATTTTCATAATCGAACTCAACTTTTTTAGTAATACCTTTAATAGTTAAGTTTGCAATCATCATATCATCTTTGATTTCAACTAATTCAAAAGACATATTTGGGAATTTTTTTACATCGAAGTAATCTGATTCTTTTAAATGAGCATCTCTTTTTTCATTTTGTGTGTTTACAGAGTTTACATCAACTTTACTTTTTAAAACTTTTAACTGTTTTGTTTTTTCATCATATTCAATATTTGCATCAAATTTATCAAAAGTACCATATACATTTGTAATTGATAAGTGTTTGATTTTAAAACCTAATTTTGAGTGACCTGCATCTAAGGCATAAGTTCCTGCGAATAATGTAGAACCTGCAATTAATAATCCTGCTAATACTTTTTTCATCGTTAACCTTTTTGTTTGACATGATGAAAGTATAAAAATAAATCGAGGGAAAAAAGGGGGAATTATAAGTATTCATCTTTAATTGATATTTTATATAATATAATTATTTTATTATTTATTTTAAAGGCTACATATGCAAATAACAAGTAACACAAAAGCTAGTGGTATTTATGGTTCTCATACCCAGAAAGAAACAAATAAAATTTTTGACGAAGACCTAAAAAATACTTCAGAAAATGATATTAATGAAGTAAAAAATAACAATAATGGTAAATTCGTAAGATATTTAGAACATCATAATTCATTTAAAGATATTAATTCTAATGATTTATCTTTTTTCAAAGAGATTTTATGGGACAATAAAATTACTGATGAAGAGTATGAAAGTATTCCATATGAAAAGTTAGACTCTTTTAATAAATTTATCACTCTACCTAAAAGTTTTGATACAAAAGATATTCCTATATTTCTTAGTGAAAAATCTTTTCATTTAAATACAGCATATAACTATAGTGACGACTTAGATTTTAATAAGGCTTTATACAATACATACAAAGACTTATCACTTGAAGATATTTCTACACTATTTTTTGAATTAAATGCAAATATTAAACAAGCTAAAAAAGGAGAGGTTGTATCTATATTATACTTTACTGATATATATACTGAGAAACCAAAAAGTGATAATCTAGAATATCAAGTAGATTTTACAAAACTTCTTACATCAATAATAGATCAGTCACAAGAACACCTAAATAGTCCTACAACACACCCTGAAATAAAAAAACAACTAGAGAAAACAAAAGAATTATATTCAACTTTATTTGACAATTATAAACAAGTAAAAACTGAAACAAGATTAGATGAAGAAAAGCAGGAAACTAATAAAATAAATAGTAATTCTTTACAATATAATAGATTTTCATATATGAGACTTTAACTAAAACTTAATGATTTAGTACTAAAAATACTGTACTAAAGCCATATAAAAAATCGTTCCTGCAAAAATAGAAATCAAATAGTTTTTTAAAGTTATATGTAGTAATGCCGTAAAAGCAATACCACCTACTTCTTTTAATCCATAAGGAGCAAGTGAGAAGTCTACATCTTTTACAGAATAAACTATAAGAATAGTCATAATAACTGCGGGAAAAAATCTTTCAATAAATACCACATAAGGTGGTAAGTCATTTTTTCTGAAAAATAAAAATGGGAAAACTCTCGTAAAGTAGTTAACTACTGCCATAATAACAATGGCTATATATATTTCATAACTACTCATTTTCAACTCTTCTTTTAAAAGTAAACATTAGTATTAGTGAACCTATAATTGATACGATTAACATCTTATCACTTGGTACAAAACAAAGTGCTAAAAATGATGCAACTCCACCTATTATAAAAGGTACTGCATTTTGTAGGTTTTTATATTGTTCAATACATAAAACTACGAAAAGTGCTGTTAATGAAAACTCTAAACCAGCTGTATTAAACTTAATATTACTTCCTACAATTGCTCCTAATGTTGCTCCTGTGAACCAATATGATTGATTAAAAGCTGTTAAAAAGAAGTAATACCATCTTTTTTTTAATTGCTCATCATCTTTTATAGTTGTAAGAAGTGCGTATGTTTCATCTGTTAAACCAAAAATTAAATATGGTTTTAGTTTTCCAGTTTTTTTGAATCTTTTAAGTAGGGATAAACCATAAAAAGATTGTCTAATATTTATAAACCAAGTTGCAATTGCAATATCTACAAATCCAGCTTTCGCATTAAAAAAGTTTATAGCAACAAATTGCAAGGCACCTGCATAAATAAAAAGACTCATAATTGGAGCTAAATACCAAGGATATTCAAAAGATACCAACAATAATCCAAAAGCAAAACCTAAAACTCCATATCCCATCATAACGGGAATAGAAACTTTAAATGCGTGTTTTATTTCTTTTTCATATTTCACTAAAAAAGTTACACTTATTACTTGAATTTTTTGTTATTTGGATTACTTTTGAAAACATTCATTGAATTTTTCTTTGTATCTTTGTTGAATTTATCAACAGTCGCAACTGAATTAAGATATAAAATCGATTCATCAACAACAACTTGAAAAATTGAATGAAGAGGAATTTTCACGTTTGAGCCGAAGTTTTCACTACCAAAACCAGCTTCAAAATGAAGACAGTCATCTTTAATTTCTACTGTTGTATACGTATAGTTTTCTAAAACAAAAAGTGTAAACTTTGGTAATTGTTCCTGAATAGTTGACGGTAATTCCGGATTAAATACAACTGGTTCAATATTTGCTGTAACTGAAAAAGTATGGTTATTTTCTAATAAATACTCTATTGTTTCTTGTACTTGTTTTACAATCAAGTTTTTGTAGTTGTTATTTTCAATAATATCTGTAATCATAATAATTAATACCTATTTTAAAATTTAATTGGTATTATAACTTATGAAACAGATTATTTTGCTTATTTTTATTATTTTTAGTTATACCAATGCTTATGAATTTAAACTAAATAAAAAAGACATATCTTATATAAAAAACTCTCCAGATAAAACTTTTATAGTAAATAGACTAAAAAAATATCAATACCTAAAGAAAAAAATAGTCAATTATGAACTATATAGAAAACTGTCACATATGAATGTATTTTTAAATAAAATAAGATCTAAACTTGATGTACCAAGTAAGGGTTTAGGTGACCATTGGGCAACACCAAAAGAGTTTTTAATAGGTGGTCATGGAGATTGTGAAGATTATGTAATTGCAAAATATTTTTCACTATTAGAACTAGGTATTAAAAAAGAAAAACTATATTTTTCTGTAGTTGATATAAAAGGTCAAAGCCAAGCTCATATGGTTTTATTATATCTAGAAGACAAAAGTAAAACTCCCCTAGTTTTAGATAATCTAAGCTCAAAAGTTTTATCTTTAAAAATAAGAAAAAAACTACAACCTAGGTTTGCTTTTAATGAAATTGATTCATATAAATTAACAAATAAAGGTTTTACTAAAAAAGTTAATATCAACTGGGGAAAAGAAGATAAATGGAATAGACTTTTAAAAAGAGTTTATGAAAAAAACGAATAATCTTTTATTTCATCAAAATCAATCATTGCATTCATAAGTGCTAATTTTGTAGATTTTTTTAACATTTCAACTGTTATATCTTTTTCTATTATTACTCTCTCTTCAAGTAACCTAGCTCTTGTAGTTCCATATAATAAAGGTAGTTTAGGAGTAATCCACATATTTTCATAATATATTGCAATATTTGCAATACTTGTATCACTTAATAAATCATTTTTAATAATTATGATTTCATCACATGATTCTTTTTTTTCATATAATTCATCTAATTCACTCCTATCAAAATACTTTTTTGAATAATCAATATTATTGTCATATATTAATTTAAAAGTTTTGATTTCTTTTTTTTTATAAGGGAAGTATTTCACATCTAAAATACCAGAATCATCATAAACTAATTTACATCGTAATAATTCACTATTAATAGGATATATATACTCTTGTAAGTTTAGATTCATAGCTATAGTATTAGCAACTCTTTTATTATGAAATTCTAAATTATAAACCTCATAATCATCACATTTTATTGTTTCAAAAAAAACTTCTTTATTCAATATTACTTCTTTTATTAATGATTTAAATATAAAAGATATAATAACAAAACTTTAGTTTAAGGCATATTCATGAACAAAAAATATCAGCTGATTGTTGATACATATGATGATTTTTCAAAGACTTATAAATCAGCTTTTATTGGTATTCCTAAAGGCTTTGGAGGCTTAGAAGAAGATTACTTTGGAACACTTAAAAAATTCAAAAAACTATATCCAAATTTTAAAGCAAAAAACAAAATCCCAACGGTACTATTTATGCACGGTTCTGCTGGTCTAAACAAAGGTGTTAAATATAGAGAGTGGATTGTAAAAGAAGCTAAATTTATATTTTTTGCACCTAATTCTTTTATTGTAAAAAATAGACCTACCTATGAAACACCAACAAAACTAGCAAATTATGAAAAAGTTCATAAATTCAGACAAGCAGAGATTCATTATAATTTAGAGAAACTTCAAAAAATTTCTTTTATTGATATTAACAATATTTTTTTAATGGGTAATTCAGAAGGTGGACTTGCAGCTGCTTCTTTTAAAGGAAGAGAATTCAAAGGTAGAATTATCACAGCTTATTCATGTGAAAACTCATACTATTCTAAAAACTTTGAAATTGGAGCTAATAAAGATGAACCATTTCTAAATATCATTGGAACACATGACCAATATTTTGCAAATGAAGCAAAAGCCACAGAAGACCATGAAGTACAAGGACATTGTACAAAAGCTTTGATGAAACATAAAAATGCAAAGGTTATAATTCTTCCTCAAACAAAACACGATATTACTACTAATATCTATGTTAAAGATGACATTATAAACTTCTTAAAATTTTGGAGTAAAGAGAAATAATCTCTTTACTCTTAGACTTATTTTACAAATACTTGTGCTACATCTTTTGCATATTGAAGCTCAGTTGTAATACCAACACAAGAACAATTGATTTCAGATAAAACATATTTATCACTTCCATCTTCATTGTAATCTAAAATATAATCCATAGTCCATAATAATGGGAAATTTTGACCTGCTAAAAATGGTTTTAAATCTTGTAGACCTTCCATTGTTAAAGATACAACATCTTTCCATTTATTCTCTTTTGGAGATTCATACTTATATTTAGCTCCTGAAAATAGTGTAGCTGAGAATTCACCTTCTTGAGGTTTTTTGTGAACAACTGAAATAGCTTTATCATTTACTAATAAAACTCTAATTTCACCCTCTTTAATTCTCTCTAAATATCTACATCCAACAAAACCTGTTTTACCTTGGAAATATGCAGCATATTCACTATCTTCTTCAAAGTTCTTTTCAAATTTAGAAATAAACTCATGAATATCATCATAAAAATACTTCTCATTATTTACAGCTTCTGTTGAAATAATAGAACCATCTTCTTGTTCCCTTACTAAATATACACCCTCACCTGTTGAGCCATAATTTGTTTTTAGTACTCTAATTCCATGTTTTTTTAAATCATCTGGAAATTTAGAAGCAAAGTCTGAGAATTTGTGATAGAAGTAAGATTCATCATCACCTAAATTTGTGCCTTTTAATTTGGCTAAGATATCTTTAAAATCTAAGTTAATCATAACATCAGGATGAGTATGAATTTCAATTCCAGTATCCCCTAAGGCTTTTAGAAATTGAAAATATTCATCAACTTGTTTCAAGTTACCTGGGTTGATTCTAGAAATTACAGCATGGGCATTTTTCTTCAAGTACTCTAATAATTGATATTTTTTATTTGGTTTAAAAAATACAATTTCAGTCCTAAAAGAAGTTGCTTCTTCAATTGCTCGTAATATTGGTTTAGAATCTGGTCTAAATCCATCAAAACCTTTGTCGCTACCCTTAGCGTACTCAATAATAAAAATCGTTTTTTGTGTTTTCATTACGTAATCCTATGTTAAAATAAAACATAATAATAAAATTATTTGATTACAAAAAGGTTACGTTAAAGAAGATGATAAAAATTATTTTATATATTTAAACGGTAACCAATTCCAGAAATATTAACAATAAAAGTTTTGAAAGTTTTTTTACGTAAATCTCTTATAAGGGATTTAAAAGCACCTGCTGATACTTCATTATTCCAAATATGATATTCTATTTCTTCATAAGGAATTATTCTATGTGGATTATTTATAAAAAGATTTATTAATAAACTCTCTTTTTTATTTAAAACATATGATTTATCTTCTTTTATAATACTTTGAGTTTCAAAATTAAAAAAGATTCCTTTTGATAGTTTCACATTACTATAAATTCTTCTCTCTATAATTTCCATTGCTTTTTGTAAAGCAGTAGTAAGTAGTTCATCACTAAAAGGTTTTACAATATATTTACTAAGATATAATTCCATTAAATCAAGAATATATCTATTTTCATTGTTTTTAGTAAGAATTATAAATGCAGTTTTTATATCTTCACATCTTATCTCTTTTAGAAACTCAACAAAAGAGTTATCTTCAAAGTCACTATCTATGATAATTAAACAAGGTGAATATTTTTTATATTGATTTTTTGATTCTTCTGCATTTGAAGCATAAATGACTTTATTCACAGTTTTTTCTAAAACCATATTAACTCTATTTATATCTTCTTTATTTTCATTTACATACAAAACTAATAAATCATCTAACTGCATTTTATAACCTTATATAAGTTCTAATATTTTCTTTGTACTCTGTACTTTTGCATAAGCAAATTGTAGTGCTGACATAAATGAAGCATGTACCATTTTTGAAGGAACTTTTACCCCATCAAATTCTAAGGGTAAAGTAGCACAAGAATCATGAGCAACAAAACAATTATATCCATAATCACTAGAAGCTCTAACAACAGCATCAATACACATATGTGACATTGCTCCAACAATTACTAAATTCTTAGTATCCATCTCATCTAAAACTTCTTTTAAATTAGTATCAATAAAAGAGTTTACTTTATGTTTTAGAATCACTTTTTCACTATTTAGAGGTAATAAGTTTTTATATATCTTAGCGCCTTCTGTATTTTGAGCGAAAAAAGGAGCATCATCTGATAAAAATTCATGTTTTACATGAACAATATTCATATTTTTTTCTCTGAATTCTTTTAATAAAAGTGAAGCATTATCAGCTGCATCTTCTGTATTATCTAATTTCCATTTGGCATCTTTGAAACTTGGGAAATAGTCATTTTGAAAGT contains the following coding sequences:
- a CDS encoding response regulator transcription factor, translated to MQLDDLLVLYVNENKEDINRVNMVLEKTVNKVIYASNAEESKNQYKKYSPCLIIIDSDFEDNSFVEFLKEIRCEDIKTAFIILTKNNENRYILDLMELYLSKYIVKPFSDELLTTALQKAMEIIERRIYSNVKLSKGIFFNFETQSIIKEDKSYVLNKKESLLINLFINNPHRIIPYEEIEYHIWNNEVSAGAFKSLIRDLRKKTFKTFIVNISGIGYRLNI
- a CDS encoding cysteine hydrolase family protein produces the protein MENTTLLLIDFQNDYFPSFKDAKWKLDNTEDAADNASLLLKEFREKNMNIVHVKHEFLSDDAPFFAQNTEGAKIYKNLLPLNSEKVILKHKVNSFIDTNLKEVLDEMDTKNLVIVGAMSHMCIDAVVRASSDYGYNCFVAHDSCATLPLEFDGVKVPSKMVHASFMSALQFAYAKVQSTKKILELI
- a CDS encoding Cj0069 family protein; translation: MKTQKTIFIIEYAKGSDKGFDGFRPDSKPILRAIEEATSFRTEIVFFKPNKKYQLLEYLKKNAHAVISRINPGNLKQVDEYFQFLKALGDTGIEIHTHPDVMINLDFKDILAKLKGTNLGDDESYFYHKFSDFASKFPDDLKKHGIRVLKTNYGSTGEGVYLVREQEDGSIISTEAVNNEKYFYDDIHEFISKFEKNFEEDSEYAAYFQGKTGFVGCRYLERIKEGEIRVLLVNDKAISVVHKKPQEGEFSATLFSGAKYKYESPKENKWKDVVSLTMEGLQDLKPFLAGQNFPLLWTMDYILDYNEDGSDKYVLSEINCSCVGITTELQYAKDVAQVFVK
- a CDS encoding YceI family protein, producing MKKVLAGLLIAGSTLFAGTYALDAGHSKLGFKIKHLSITNVYGTFDKFDANIEYDEKTKQLKVLKSKVDVNSVNTQNEKRDAHLKESDYFDVKKFPNMSFELVEIKDDMMIANLTIKGITKKVEFDYENNGVVKDPWGNTKLGFSLEAKINRVDFGLKANKLLDSGGLLLGEKVKITADIEAKKVN
- a CDS encoding response regulator transcription factor, whose product is MKLEDLTVLYAEDENAILQTVTEVLELYVNKVITANDGKEAIELYETYKPSILLLDINMPHKDGLSALKEIRQKDINIPVIIMTAHTEKEYLMNAVELYITKYLVKPFDKDALLDALNSCVELLQNKNDEVLYLNNEIKFNYTKQTIIKSDGEISLNKKERLLLNLLIENKNKVLTYESIEYHVWEDPVSMDALKSLIKDLRKKTSKELIRNVSKIGYKLELNNV
- a CDS encoding sensor histidine kinase — its product is MFKSGICIKHKSIYFILLLISILLLTLYFQNRISNKNYLNQIETNYKKNFDNYNEFFKKELIKFYELQTIYINKNENIALELIKNDKFLKDIKIVNFEKEKISTKYTSEVLKGKSFLDIVVSQNDIFYKVIVPVKNSANIESYVAYTIDSRYFLQSVKDFDNSNGILFTRDKNKNNDVFLNKYKNSDFFNQMAIKCEEEHDKPVVNFEDGFYVKKIMSLKNFKNEDIASAIFFLDITKDKKAFISTVRESIITSIVLFILAAIIVNYFFSFLIKKINENEEELKQINKNLEEMVEKEIGHRLEVQKNALEEKEKNEQLLLQQSKLAMLGEMIGNIAHQWRQPLMQLSAILMYLDAYNEKGKLTSDKLLCKIKDGNSIIDFMSKTIEDFRNYYKPEKQKEEFLIKDSINSALFIVNSALKHANIKVNRNYSDENLSLISFKNEFSQALLNIITNAKDVLILRAVENPSIDIDVRAENDYIEISLLDNAGGIDEEIIGKIFDPYFTTKHQSQGTGIGLYMTKMIIENNMNGNINIENSNNGAKFIIRLKV
- a CDS encoding aminotransferase class IV family protein, producing MNKEVFFETIKCDDYEVYNLEFHNKRVANTIAMNLNLQEYIYPINSELLRCKLVYDDSGILDVKYFPYKKKEIKTFKLIYDNNIDYSKKYFDRSELDELYEKKESCDEIIIIKNDLLSDTSIANIAIYYENMWITPKLPLLYGTTRARLLEERVIIEKDITVEMLKKSTKLALMNAMIDFDEIKDYSFFS
- a CDS encoding AzlC family ABC transporter permease, yielding MKYEKEIKHAFKVSIPVMMGYGVLGFAFGLLLVSFEYPWYLAPIMSLFIYAGALQFVAINFFNAKAGFVDIAIATWFINIRQSFYGLSLLKRFKKTGKLKPYLIFGLTDETYALLTTIKDDEQLKKRWYYFFLTAFNQSYWFTGATLGAIVGSNIKFNTAGLEFSLTALFVVLCIEQYKNLQNAVPFIIGGVASFLALCFVPSDKMLIVSIIGSLILMFTFKRRVENE
- a CDS encoding transglutaminase-like cysteine peptidase, whose product is MKQIILLIFIIFSYTNAYEFKLNKKDISYIKNSPDKTFIVNRLKKYQYLKKKIVNYELYRKLSHMNVFLNKIRSKLDVPSKGLGDHWATPKEFLIGGHGDCEDYVIAKYFSLLELGIKKEKLYFSVVDIKGQSQAHMVLLYLEDKSKTPLVLDNLSSKVLSLKIRKKLQPRFAFNEIDSYKLTNKGFTKKVNINWGKEDKWNRLLKRVYEKNE
- a CDS encoding branched-chain amino acid transporter permease, whose product is MSSYEIYIAIVIMAVVNYFTRVFPFLFFRKNDLPPYVVFIERFFPAVIMTILIVYSVKDVDFSLAPYGLKEVGGIAFTALLHITLKNYLISIFAGTIFYMALVQYF